The Dreissena polymorpha isolate Duluth1 chromosome 9, UMN_Dpol_1.0, whole genome shotgun sequence genome contains the following window.
acacatacaagcATGTTATATACAGATAattttaattacatatatttgaTGGGTACATAAATTAAGTTGTAAGTATGTATATCTTTTATCTGTAATATATTGCAAGTCAGAAAGTTAATTTAGTGCTGCATTGCATTGTGTAATATTAATGAAtattacatatcgttactataaataataatacaatagcGTTGTaagcgggccgttattcgtatctaacgtgccaatataaattatagcgACCCGCTTtgccgggccgatttttcatatctgaaAAGAATCGGATCACGCGGCttaaactgaacaaaatggcgtttACATTAAGTTTTAGCCTACGTGGAGCAATAAAATGGATGCCACATttcaacgaaagaatcgaacataattataatgacacGTTGCACAAATTTTGATAGTACTATTATCGactgaaactgaaactctgcTGTTTATTCGATTGATGCCTATATCATGTCTGACAATGGCACATATACCGTTTAATATCCAGgacaaacagtttaaaaatatttcattttgggGTCGTAATTCATGTTTTCAATCCGGATATCTTTAGGGctggaaaaaaatgggtatgacaaattttgggtacgaactttttttattaggaaagatggagtacctgtaagtataccggggtacccaaaagtattattggaaaatcggtgtacggtgaagtatacttcaaagtacccagggttcggggaagtagtacccgtggggaacttgacccattcagccatAATGGTTCGATTCAAGTGAGGACAAGAATGTAAATGGTTTTCCCCATCTTCTATCAATTTAGCTATATAACGAATAAGAGTCCCTTTTAATTATTATTACCGTACATTTTCTATTTCATTGTGTAGATCAATAAATTGGTCTTCAAAGTTTCATTTACCGATGTTTGAAGTCGATCACTTtctttaatgaaattatatttccCTTGTGAAGTGAGCTATATGATGAGAACTACACAGTTTTTCGTCTAATTTCCATAATAAATGTTTCTAGGAATAATTGGAAGACCGAATATGATTTGGTAATTTGTAAAAACTTTGCCGCAGCTCATATCATTTCCAAACAATTATGATATTCTTAGAAAATTGGTTAATAGACCAGCCTTTTCAGCACAGGTGTATAGGGATAAAAGTTCATAATGTAAATTATCTTTAACCCACTAGGTAAGGATTAATCATAAACTCCGGTGTATTCAAATTTAGCATATTTTACATCAGTTGTAAAGCTTCAAACATTTATAGTTAATCTTTAGGTATGCCTCCAAATGATACTTACGATTCATACTCCTCTAGCTTTGTAGCCAATACTGCACAGTTATCTAATGGAAGTTATGTAgcagttttaaatttatttatcgtTTGATATTAAAGTACAGTTAAATGTACCCCAAGCCCCTTTGATTACGTTTTGCAACCAGCAATACCAGTATGTCTGGAAGTATTGATAGATTACAAATCACTTTTGCCAATCTTTACAATTACTACAAAATATTCCTTTtcgtaattatttaaaatattgattacattttaacaaataatcaCAATCCAATGTTTGTAAATCATTTGACACCGatcaataaaatgttatatactaatttaatcatttttaatcgattaattttgaataatcaattaataatcagtgattaattatttttttaataattaatcaaCGAATATAACAATAACATGATGATGTTGAACATTactataatttcaatattaaaataagtaaattttttatgcccccggtagggtggcataatgcagttgaactgtccatcagtcagtatgtcagtatgtcagtatgtgtgtgtgtgtatgtcagtctgtccgtccgtccgaaaaaaagctttaacgtttgccataacttttgcattattgaagatagaaacttgatatttggcatgcgtgtgtacctcatggagctgaacattttgagtggtaaaaggttaaggtcaaggtcatccttcaaggtaaaatgtcaaatatatggcgtctgtccgtccgaaaactttaacatcggccacaacatcttcaatattgaagatagcagcttgatattttgcatgcatgtgtatctcatgaagctgcacattttgagtggtggaagttcaaggtcaaggtcatccttcaaagtcaaaggtcaattttttttcaaagcgtcGTTCacagaagctgcacattttgagtggtggaagttcaaggtcaaggtcatccttcaagttcaaggtcatcgttcaaggtcaaaggtcaattttttttcaaagcggcgttatcatgaagcttcacattttgagtggtggaagttcaaggtcaaggtcatccttcaaggtcaatagtcgaaacattttttttttcaaagtgtcgTTCTCATGAAGCTCCACATTTTGgttggtggaaattcaaggtcaaggtcattcttcaaggtcaaaggttaattatttttttcaaagcggcgcaatagggggcattgtgtttctgatgaacacatattttgtttttaaataaattaattcgtTGTTTACTGTTTCCTATATTTTAAGTAATCTTGATGCCACATCGTTTAAGCAATAAGTCATAGAGCCGTTTGCTatacattgttttaataattgtcTGTAGTACTGCGTTGCTAACTAATAAAAATAGTGAAAGCGTTGATTTTAATTGTAATggtttattaaaaagtgtaaatgtaTGAAATTGAAATGCAAACTTGTGTAtgtttttaattatgataattttagttttatgttaacatttgtgttttttattaataaaggTCAAGAAAAAATGTGGTTACCAGACTCCATCTGATTCTACGAAAACTTCGCAAAAATGTGAGTTATCGTCAATATTTTCAGAAATGTGTCGCACAGAtggtatatttcatttattaagcaAATGAGATACATTCGGTAAATGTTTTGTGGTATTTTAGCTCTGTGCAATAAAACTTGATATATATATGGCAAACAGGTTGTCCATTTATATGCTGAAATACAAAATTTTGCAGCGGCCGTTTTTAGTAACATCTAACCAATCAAGCTACAAACAATGGCTCACAGATATTGATAtattaagatattgtttttcaTCACACATGTACCAGCGTTATCTAATGGTACAGTATAAAGGTAATGCACATGTTCATTGAAAGGTGATTCCAACCGACTCTATAACTGCGTAAACAAACACTACATAATTGACCTTCAAAGGATGCTATAGTCCTCGTGAAACCAAATAGCAATTGTCAGATGTGAAAATTCCAATAGTCGAAAAAacgacatattttacaaataaacattataaatgaaCTAATATTAAACGTTCCGAAATGTTTATATAATCGATCAGTATATCCCAACTAATTATCATTATATCAACTCATTCACAttgcaaatatgtaaatattcaataaatgcaAGTATTTGTCTCCAGTACAAAGGAACATATTTCCCTTAtagttttaaacatgttaaacaatacatacacACATGCATGTTGCAATAATTTGAAAGTAATTTATATTATACGTTTAAATCGTGTCataaaagaagaagaattaaTGAATAGATTATTTCGGAAATAATGAAGACCATATTGTGACAACATACCAGTAGTGTTTAGTGCTTGAGACCCACGCCCAATTCTGTTTATCCATTTGTACTTTTTACATATGCTAAATCAGATTAAGAAATAAACTTAAAACAGAGATTTAGAACATACACATAACATAAACTATACTGAAAACGATTGCATATACAATATTGGTCCGCTGTAATAGCTACTAATATTATGTAACCCACACCATCCTTCATTGTAAACACACATTGAATGATTATTTCTGTTTGTGGTTGTGTAAATAAAAGTATTCAAATTATAATATGGCTAAACACGTCTTAATGTAGGAATATGTTTGAAATCAGTAcctttaaaattttaaacaaaactttgCTGTCTATGGAAACTGTTCCGTTATAGTGTGCCCTCCGTTCGAGAACAAAAAGAACGGGAAAGTGGTTGGAGAATCTCTGCTTGAAGGTGCCACTAAGAATTTGACCTGCCACCCCGGATACAGTCCTCGAGACAGAAATAACGTTGTGAGCCAATGTAAAAATAGCCAATGGACGAAAATTACGGAGTGTGCTATAGGTATCATTTGTGAATGTTaggtttttaattttatgaaagtgaattttttatttgaatttcctTCACCATGACCAAGTAAATTTCCACTATTTGATGAAGAGGTCCGATCATAATCTTCTAAAAGCATTTGCAACTTAAATATTATATCGTTACGCAAATTATTAAACCTTTACATTCATTTAAGTAAACACTGATTTTGACAGGAACAAAAGATACCGTTTTGGGGTTGAGTAAATGCGCAACGCGTTGTTTATTACGAAACTAGAAACTGATTAAGACAAATATCGCATCAGCCTATTCCTTGTGTACATAGTTCACACAAGCCTATAAAAGTGATCttacaaaatagtgaaaacattttaattatatatcaaaTGCCGACcataaatacattcaaataataCCATTCGGCTTAAATAGCATACCGATGCTCTGTTCCCTACATTAACCTAAGCACTTTATGCCGCTAATATGGTCATTTTACTATTGGttaaattgtgtgtgtctttATGATAAATTATTCATTTCTAAAATATTTCAACGCACATTCCAATTAAGACATATTTCTAGATAATTGCCctcttttgatttttttattcgcTGTCTTTGGAAATTGTTCATTTGTAGTGTGCCCTACTTTTGAGAACATCAACAACGGGAAAGTTGAAGGAGACACTCTGTTCGAAGGTGCAACTAGAAATTTGACTTGCAATCCCGGATACAGTCCCCGAGACAGCAATGCTGTATTGAGTCTTTGTCAAAATGGCCAATGGACAAAAAAAACGGAATGTATTAAAGGTATCacttataaaattaaatgtttttgtacagttggtattgttttattttaatttccatcACCATGTCAAAGTATTACCACCAGTTGTCGAAAAGGCCAGAGTGTAATTTTGTTAGAGCATTTACATTTTGAATATAATATACGTACTCATATATTCAACctttacaattatatttattaaaacaacgaCCTTGACAGAAACAAAACCTACCGCTATGCTTACAATTATTTTGCAACTAGGAACTGCTGAAGACAAATATCGAATCATGTGAATCCATCTgaacttaaaatgtatttactaaaCAGACAAGAAGTTTACTTTCAAACAAACTGTAATAACATGTGGATTAGATATCAACCTGAAATGTTTACAATACTAGTCCGTTTTAATAGTTTAACGATGCTCTGTTTTCAACACAAGCCCCAGCAGTCGGCTAATATGGTCAGTTTAACTCTTTGCTAAATTATCCGTGCTgttgataaaattaatttaagtaaaaatatggCAACGCACGTGTCAATTATAGCACAGTTGTGAGACTACTGTCCCTCTTTGAAAACACAAGTGTTGTATATACGCTGTCTTTGGGAACTGCTCATTTTGTAGACTGCCCTCCTTTTGAGAACAACAGCAAAGGGAACGTTACAGGAGACTCTCTGGTTGAAGGTGCAACTAGAAATTTGACTTGCGACATCGGATACAGTCCCCGAGACGGCAATATCGTAGTCAGCCGATGTCAAAATGCTCATTGGACATCCATAACGGAATGTGTTAGAGGTAGCATTTGTGAAATCTAAACATTcgtttgttaaaaagtgtatatatgatataaatttaaatcattattaCCAATTAAATTTCCATCAACTGTCGAACAGATCAGATGGTGATCGTCTAAAAGAATTTGCAACTTCAATATTATATTGTTACTCTAAATTGTAAACCTCTCCCTTAATATAACCAAAACACTTATTTAGACAGGACCAAAAGCTACCGTTTTTTGGATGAATATATGCGCTACgcgtttatttattttgcaacaACAAACTGCTGGACACAATTATCGAATCATGTAAATCGGTCTGTTCttaatacatatttcaaatgGCACTAAGAAGTTAAATCAAAACAAATAGTTTTGACAtcaatttaatataacaatacCAAACATACCGACcattaatgaattaaaataatattatcccGCTTTAATAGTTCACTTATGCTCTGTTCACAACACTAGCCCCAGCACTGAATGCAGCTTACAATTATCATTTCGACTCTGTGTTATATTGCCTGTGTTTTTATGATAAAAACTATTCAATTACAAAATATGGCAATACTCCTGTCTATTATCATGGTACAGTTTTGGGATCATGTTCTACCAACAgaaaaacaattgtttatatGCTTTCTTTGGAATATGTAACTTTCTATGATTGTTTGTACAGttgttattgtttgattttaatttccaTCACCATGTCGAAGTATTACCACCAATTGTCGAAAAGTCCAGATCGTAATTTTGTTAGagcatttacattttaatataatatctgtacgcatatatttaacctttacatttattttcattaaaatatcgaCCTTGACAGGAACAAAAGCTACCGTTTTGCGTTATGCTTACATTTATTTTGCAACTAGGAACTGCTGAAGACAAATATCGAATCATGGGAATCCATCTgaacttaaaatgtattaaaacacaGACAATAAGATTACTTTCAAACACACTGTTATATCATGTAGATTAGATATCAACCTGAAATGCTTACAATACTACTCTGTTTTAATAGTTTAATGATGCTCTGTTTTCAACACAAGCCCCAGCAGTCGGCTAATATGGTCAGTTTTTCTCTTTGTTAAATTATCCGTGCTGTTGATACAACGTATTCAATGTATGAATATGGCAACATAAGTTTCATTATAGCACTGTTTTAAGACTATTGCCATCCTTTAAAAACACGAGTGTTGTTTATATGCTGTCTTTGGAAACTGTTCCTTTTGTAGTCTGCCCTCCTTTTGAGAACAACAGCAAAGGGAACGTTACAGGGGACTCTCTGTTTGAAGGTGCAACTAGAAATTTGACTTGCGACACCGGATACAGTCCTCGAGACGACACTATCGTAGTCAGCCAATGTCAAAATGGTCATTGGACGAATATAACGGAATGTGTTAAAGGTAGCATTTGTGAAATTGAcatatttgtttgttaaaaagtCTACATATGATTTAAATTTCCATTAGTATAACCAAGTAAATTTCCATCAACTGTCGAACAGTTAAGATGATGATCGTCTAAAAGAATTTgcaatttcaatattatattgttaCTCTAAATTGTAAACCTCTCCCTTAATATAATCAAAACACTTATTTAGACAGGACCAAAAGCTACCGTTTTGTGGATGAATATATGCGCTACGCGTTAATTTATTTGGCAACTACAAACGGCTGGAGACAATTATCGAATCATGTTAATTGATCTGTTCttaatacatatttcaaatgACACTAAgaagttaaaacaaaacaattgtcttgatatcaacataatataaaaatacCAAACATACCGACcataaatgaattaaaataatattatcccGCTTTAATAGTTCACTTATGCTCTGTTCACAACACTAGCCCCAGCACTGAATGCAGCTTACAGTGATCATTTCGACTCTGTGTTATATTGCCTGTGCTTTTATGATAAAAACTATTCAATTACAAAATATGTCAACACTCTTGTCTATTATCATGGTACAGTTTTGGGATCATGTTCTACCCATAGAAAAACAATTTATATATGCTTTCTTTGGAATATGTAACTTTCTATGTTTGTTTGTACAGTTGTTATTGTTTGATTTTCCATCACCATGTCGGTGTCTATTGTAGTCTGCCCTCCTTTTGAGAACAACAGCAAAGGGAACGTTACAGGAGACTCTCTGTTTGAAGGTGCAACTAGAAATTTGACTTGCGACGCCGGATACAGTCCCCGAGACGACCATATCATAGTCAGCCAATGTCAAAATGGTCATTGGACGAATATAACGGAATGTGTTAAAGGTAGCATTTGTGAAATTGAcatatttgtttgttaaaaagtCTACATATGATTTAAATTTCCATTAGTATAACCAAGTAAATTTCCATCAACTGTCGAACAGTTAAGATGATGATCGTCTAAAAGAATTTgcaatttcaatattatattgttaCTCTAAATTGTAAACCTCTCCCTTAATATAATCAAAACACTTATTTAGACAGGTCCAAAAGCTACCGTTTTGTGGATGAATATATGCGCTACGCGTTAATTTATTTGGCAACTACAAACGGCTGGAGACAATTATCGAATCATGTTAATTGATCTGTTCttaatacatatttcaaatgACACTAAgaagttaaaacaaaacaaatgtcttgatatcaacataatataaaaatacCAAACATACCGACcattaatgaattaaaataatattatcccGCTTTAATAGTTCACTTATGCTCTGTTCACAACACTAGCCCCAGCACTGAATGCAGCTTACAGTGATCATTTCGACTCTGTGTTATATTGCCTGTGCTTTTATGATAAAAACTATTCAATTACAAAATATGTCAACACTCTTGTCTATTATCATGGTACAGTTTTGGGATCATGTTCTACCCATAGAAAAACAATTTATATATGCTTTCTTTGGGATATGTAACTTTCTATGTTTGTTTGTACAGTTGTTATTGTTTGATTTTCCATCATCATGTCGGTGTCTATTGTAGTCTGCCCTCCTTTTGAGAACAACAGCAAAGGGAACGTTACAGGAGACTCTCTGTTTGAAGGTGCAACTAGAAATTTGACTTGCGACGCCGGATACAGTCCCCGAGACGACAAAATCCTAGTCAGCCGATGTCAAAATGGTCACTGGACGAATATAACGGAATGTGTTCAAGGTATCattaatgcatgttaaatatttgttcGTAAAGTAGTCgtaaaatgtttgattttaattttcatGACCATTGCAAATTATATTTCTACCAGTTTTCGAAAAGGTCATATCCTAATTTTGTAAAAGCATTTACAACTTAAAAAGTATATCTTTACTCAACAAATTACATCAACATTCCTGAAATTAAAATACCGACTTTGACAGCAACAAAAGCTACCGTCTTGGGATTGATTAAATGCACTAGGAGTAAATTTAATTTGCAACTAGAACTTGCTGGAGACAAATATCGCTTCAGTTTTGCTTAATACATATATCAAATAAGGCTTAGAAATTAACTTCACAACAAAAAGTtataacatatacattatataaaaaagaatgggaattaataacataaatactTGCCCGCTTTACTTGCTTACCGATGCT
Protein-coding sequences here:
- the LOC127845723 gene encoding coagulation factor XIII B chain-like isoform X1, with product MDMTFLLKCLIVYCITFIFVDHLTTGQQDSCSDCTRFEMRKDLSCHVVLKYLRTTDVATCMRDCTDDCHGLLFNELERNCTLCASVKIETGNPDKKATAFEKVKKKCGYQTPSDSTKTSQKLCPPFENKKNGKVVGESLLEGATKNLTCHPGYSPRDRNNVVSQCKNSQWTKITECAIVCPTFENINNGKVEGDTLFEGATRNLTCNPGYSPRDSNAVLSLCQNGQWTKKTECIKDCPPFENNSKGNVTGDSLVEGATRNLTCDIGYSPRDGNIVVSRCQNAHWTSITECVRVCPPFENNSKGNVTGDSLFEGATRNLTCDTGYSPRDDTIVVSQCQNGHWTNITECVKVCPPFENNSKGNVTGDSLFEGATRNLTCDAGYSPRDDHIIVSQCQNGHWTNITECVKVCPPFENNSKGNVTGDSLFEGATRNLTCDAGYSPRDDKILVSRCQNGHWTNITECVQVKDCTELLNRDSTKLSGVYTIITPVTHTKVQVFCDMEKDGGGWTVFQKRFDGSEDFYRNFNDYEKGFGTVYAEHWLGLKYIYEMTSLGSYQLRVDIVRSNGSKGYDVYGGFSLQPGTNYTLNVGSRVRSNGRK